One Natrinema longum genomic window carries:
- a CDS encoding FAD-dependent oxidoreductase has protein sequence MTSPEMNHAAAFDHDVVVVGGGPAGCAAGVFTARYGLDTVVFDRGRSSIQRCAYLENYLGFPAGIDIETLYGLIHDHAGQAGCEIVTDLVESLERSEDHQGFRVRTQEGDRVTARRVIAATRYDGEYMRGLDDETAMFETFEYDGEEREHFDKSYAERDGTTPVDGLFVASPYGETGYQASMAAGRGTRVGITVVEAVRRARGYPDPIANYYDWMRRRVELDDERGDREQLGERFDERLPDDHDLEAARLAELREREIDRRLGTYLSADEIERRTERGQKRLLEHVDDDLIRQAAREMEGE, from the coding sequence ATGACGTCGCCGGAGATGAACCACGCGGCGGCGTTCGATCACGACGTCGTCGTGGTCGGCGGTGGTCCCGCAGGCTGTGCAGCCGGCGTCTTCACCGCCCGATACGGTCTGGACACGGTCGTCTTCGACCGCGGGCGCTCCTCGATACAGCGCTGTGCCTACCTCGAGAACTACCTCGGCTTCCCGGCGGGGATCGACATCGAGACGCTGTATGGACTGATACACGATCACGCCGGGCAAGCGGGGTGTGAGATCGTGACCGACCTCGTCGAGTCACTCGAGCGCAGCGAGGATCACCAGGGGTTTCGCGTTCGTACGCAGGAGGGTGATCGGGTCACCGCTCGTCGGGTGATCGCGGCAACGCGCTACGACGGCGAGTACATGCGCGGGCTCGACGACGAGACGGCGATGTTCGAGACGTTCGAGTACGACGGCGAAGAACGCGAGCACTTCGACAAGAGCTACGCCGAGCGCGACGGGACCACGCCTGTCGACGGGCTCTTCGTCGCATCACCGTACGGAGAAACCGGCTACCAGGCGAGTATGGCGGCCGGACGCGGCACGCGAGTGGGGATCACCGTCGTCGAGGCCGTCCGACGAGCGCGGGGCTACCCCGACCCGATAGCCAACTACTACGATTGGATGCGTCGCAGGGTGGAACTCGACGACGAACGCGGCGACCGCGAGCAGTTGGGCGAACGCTTCGACGAGCGATTGCCCGACGATCACGACCTCGAGGCGGCGCGACTCGCCGAGCTCCGCGAGCGGGAAATCGACCGCAGGCTCGGGACGTATCTCTCCGCGGACGAGATCGAGCGCCGGACCGAGCGCGGGCAGAAACGACTGCTCGAGCACGTCGACGACGACCTGATCCGCCAGGCGGCACGGGAGATGGAGGGCGAGTGA
- a CDS encoding class I SAM-dependent methyltransferase, with protein MDVPCVRVAPEAGEATRSTLADADLIDDEYEIDVEDGWLYVPVVDPDAARATLDDAVEVVSRTVPARDQQTMPADLLEATPSYERLGRAALIDEDDADRARAIADAILESDLPVETVLNKASKVKGETRVRDWELLAGENTEVVHREYGCEFLLDLAAVYFSPRLATERHRVTEQVTTGEHAFDMFAGVGPFVIPFAKRGAECVGVDINTDAIDYLRENARRNGVEDRVTAINDDVRDVAAEYEGWADRIVMNLPHSADEFLESAVSLASEDCTLHYYDIQHEDDPFGPGERAIRAAAEPDYEVTVETRHTVRSYAPHELNVCLDVRLER; from the coding sequence ATGGACGTTCCGTGCGTTCGCGTCGCTCCCGAAGCCGGGGAAGCGACGCGTTCGACGCTCGCCGACGCGGATCTGATCGACGACGAGTACGAGATCGACGTCGAGGACGGCTGGCTCTACGTTCCAGTCGTCGATCCCGACGCTGCTCGGGCGACGCTCGACGACGCTGTCGAGGTCGTTTCGCGGACGGTGCCGGCCCGCGACCAGCAGACCATGCCCGCGGATCTCCTCGAGGCAACCCCCTCCTACGAGCGCCTCGGACGGGCTGCCCTCATCGACGAGGACGACGCCGACCGTGCGCGTGCGATCGCGGATGCGATCCTCGAGTCGGATCTCCCCGTCGAGACGGTGCTGAACAAGGCCTCGAAGGTCAAAGGCGAGACCCGAGTTCGGGACTGGGAGTTGCTCGCGGGCGAAAACACCGAGGTCGTCCACCGGGAGTACGGCTGTGAGTTCCTGCTGGACCTCGCGGCGGTGTACTTTTCGCCGCGACTCGCGACCGAACGCCATCGGGTGACCGAACAGGTGACTACAGGCGAGCACGCGTTCGACATGTTCGCCGGCGTCGGCCCCTTCGTGATCCCGTTCGCGAAACGCGGCGCGGAGTGCGTCGGCGTCGATATCAATACGGACGCGATCGACTACCTCCGCGAGAACGCCCGCCGGAACGGCGTCGAGGATCGGGTAACCGCGATCAACGACGACGTTCGCGACGTCGCCGCCGAGTACGAGGGCTGGGCCGACCGGATCGTGATGAACCTCCCACACAGCGCCGACGAGTTCCTCGAGTCGGCCGTGAGTCTGGCCAGCGAGGACTGTACCCTCCACTACTACGACATCCAACACGAGGACGACCCCTTCGGACCGGGCGAGCGTGCGATCCGCGCAGCCGCCGAGCCCGACTACGAGGTGACGGTCGAGACCCGCCACACCGTCCGATCGTACGCGCCCCACGAGCTGAACGTCTGTCTGGACGTCCGACTCGAGCGCTAA
- a CDS encoding ABC transporter substrate-binding protein — MNDETNSTTVVPTRRDALKYGGTLVAGVSLAGCSDLVGQSEQTEPSKNGSHSVTMEPMGEVTFESVPTRWVPYGGDYADMGVALGQADGMTGIGQASEYYTDVYDELPGVSVDRERIATNDLVEAEMDKELFYEMDNDVHVIDTGMLRNWFDWDQSDIEELSEAVGPFVGNMIFRQSDSWHEYRYYTLYQAFEKMAALFQEKERFEALKRLHDELIADVQSRIPPADERPNVLLTYEGTDEPETFSPYRLNDTGTSKKQWNDLGVADALTGTGIENLSTENRSELDYETLLEIDPDVLLVRGHEHKSASAFRETVLEYMRDHPIASELTAVRNGRVYRGGYLRQGPIHNLFLTERGAQQLYPDTFGDVTSKNDLFDRQRVADIITGAR; from the coding sequence ATGAACGACGAAACCAATAGCACGACCGTGGTACCGACGCGCAGAGACGCACTAAAATACGGCGGGACGCTCGTGGCCGGCGTTTCCCTCGCAGGCTGTTCGGACCTCGTTGGCCAGAGCGAACAGACCGAACCATCCAAGAACGGCTCGCACTCGGTGACGATGGAGCCGATGGGCGAGGTGACGTTCGAATCCGTCCCGACGAGATGGGTTCCGTACGGCGGGGATTACGCCGATATGGGCGTTGCACTGGGGCAGGCAGACGGAATGACCGGCATCGGTCAGGCCAGTGAGTACTATACCGACGTCTATGACGAACTCCCGGGAGTGAGCGTCGATCGCGAGCGGATCGCGACGAACGACTTGGTCGAGGCGGAGATGGACAAAGAACTGTTCTACGAGATGGACAACGACGTCCACGTCATCGACACTGGAATGCTACGCAACTGGTTCGATTGGGACCAATCCGATATCGAGGAGCTCAGCGAAGCCGTCGGCCCGTTCGTCGGGAACATGATTTTCAGACAGTCCGACAGCTGGCACGAGTACCGGTACTACACGCTGTACCAGGCGTTCGAAAAGATGGCGGCACTGTTTCAGGAGAAAGAGCGGTTCGAGGCCCTCAAACGACTCCACGACGAGCTTATCGCCGACGTTCAGTCGCGAATTCCGCCCGCGGACGAACGCCCGAACGTCCTCCTGACGTACGAAGGAACGGACGAACCGGAAACGTTCTCGCCCTACCGACTCAATGATACGGGAACGAGCAAAAAGCAGTGGAACGACCTCGGCGTTGCGGACGCGCTCACCGGGACCGGCATCGAGAATCTCAGCACCGAGAACCGCAGCGAACTCGATTACGAGACCCTCCTCGAGATCGATCCCGACGTCCTCCTCGTTCGCGGGCACGAACACAAGTCAGCGTCGGCGTTCCGCGAAACGGTCCTCGAGTACATGCGAGACCACCCCATCGCCAGTGAACTGACAGCCGTCAGGAACGGCCGTGTCTACCGGGGCGGCTATCTCCGTCAGGGACCGATCCACAATCTCTTCCTGACCGAACGCGGGGCGCAACAACTCTACCCGGACACGTTCGGCGACGTCACCAGTAAGAACGACCTGTTCGACCGCCAGCGGGTCGCAGATATCATCACGGGGGCACGGTGA
- a CDS encoding Rieske (2Fe-2S) protein: MSDWTRLTTVETVYENRSWLFTVRDQYGEPDEAILVPCEDGVEHGSTNSRPGADDGVEAWINRCTHEAQRFDTGRGVAMRDGQLICPKHGSMFDACSGYCDNGEAADTTLPSVDISVDDGVVYLTDDDLTFAHAGGIDDGDDENDDDGPASTSHIGF; encoded by the coding sequence ATGAGCGACTGGACGCGACTCACGACCGTCGAGACGGTCTACGAGAATCGATCGTGGCTGTTTACGGTTCGGGATCAGTACGGCGAACCCGACGAAGCGATCCTCGTCCCCTGCGAGGACGGTGTCGAGCACGGTTCCACGAACAGTCGGCCCGGGGCCGACGACGGCGTCGAAGCGTGGATCAATCGTTGTACCCACGAAGCCCAGCGGTTCGATACGGGACGTGGGGTCGCGATGCGCGACGGCCAACTCATCTGTCCGAAACACGGCTCGATGTTCGACGCCTGCTCGGGCTACTGTGACAACGGTGAAGCTGCCGATACGACCTTGCCGTCCGTCGATATCAGCGTCGATGACGGCGTCGTCTACCTGACCGACGACGACCTGACGTTCGCCCACGCGGGCGGGATCGACGACGGGGACGACGAGAACGACGACGACGGCCCCGCATCGACGTCGCACATCGGCTTCTGA
- the dph5 gene encoding diphthine synthase translates to MLTFIGLGLYDERSITVEGREALRAADRVYAEFYTSELIGTTIDDLESYHDAEIEVRDRAGVEQHPEEMLEAAESEDVAFLTAGDTMISTTHVDLRLRAHDRGIETRVIHGVTAQTATSALTGLQNYRFGKATTLPFPYAHGADGLPASVTETIDDNRADGLHTVVYLDIKVEREEYMTADTGATLLAEEYPDLVGVVVARAGSPEPLVEAGTMSELAGREFGDPLHLLVVPGECHLLEADALVELAGADRDALEIA, encoded by the coding sequence ATGCTCACCTTCATCGGCCTCGGTCTCTACGACGAGCGCTCGATCACCGTCGAGGGACGGGAGGCGCTTCGGGCGGCCGACCGCGTCTACGCAGAGTTCTACACCAGCGAACTGATTGGAACGACAATCGACGACCTCGAGTCCTATCACGACGCCGAGATCGAGGTTCGGGACCGCGCGGGCGTCGAGCAACACCCGGAGGAGATGCTCGAGGCGGCCGAGAGCGAGGACGTCGCGTTTCTGACGGCGGGCGACACGATGATCTCGACGACTCACGTCGACCTCCGCCTGCGGGCCCACGACCGCGGGATCGAGACGCGAGTGATCCACGGGGTCACCGCCCAGACGGCCACCAGCGCGCTGACCGGCCTACAGAACTACCGCTTCGGAAAAGCGACGACGCTGCCGTTTCCCTACGCCCACGGGGCCGATGGGCTCCCCGCGAGCGTAACGGAGACGATCGACGACAACCGGGCCGACGGGCTGCACACGGTCGTCTATCTGGATATCAAGGTAGAACGAGAGGAGTACATGACCGCCGACACGGGTGCGACACTGCTCGCCGAGGAGTATCCCGACCTCGTGGGCGTCGTCGTCGCCCGCGCGGGCAGTCCCGAGCCGCTCGTCGAAGCGGGGACGATGTCCGAACTCGCTGGTCGAGAGTTTGGCGATCCGCTGCATCTGCTCGTCGTGCCGGGCGAGTGTCACCTGCTCGAGGCCGACGCCCTCGTCGAACTGGCAGGAGCCGACCGGGACGCCCTCGAGATCGCCTGA
- a CDS encoding FecCD family ABC transporter permease translates to MSGERSRIETDRTATATRNETRVGWLFDPALLTVVLGSLAIVVAGGLIQVSFGAYSMTFLEAWRAVFNPDVVFNPQAWDAFLLGEAMPEMSQESLIVWNIRLPRVLVGALVGMNLGVSGAIFQAVTRNELASPFILGVSSGAGLMILLTLVVFGSLTAFLPLIAALGGAGAFLIVYVIAWKNGTSPVRLVLAGVIVGTVFGSLQTALFFFADDIGIVQSAIAWTTGSLTGTDWEQVRLVLPWTVVVVLLSIAGSRQMNVLLLGERTAKSLGMSIEKVRFALSGVAVLAAAASIAVAGIVGFVGLIVPHMVRNLVGSDSKKLIVGSLFVGPALMVGADVGARLALSPTQIPVGIVTGLLGGPYFLYLMRKQENMGEI, encoded by the coding sequence ATGAGCGGGGAACGCTCGCGCATCGAGACGGATCGGACCGCGACAGCGACGCGAAACGAGACACGGGTCGGCTGGCTCTTCGATCCGGCACTCCTCACGGTGGTCCTCGGTAGCCTCGCTATCGTCGTCGCCGGCGGATTGATCCAAGTGAGCTTCGGCGCTTACTCGATGACGTTCCTCGAGGCGTGGCGTGCGGTATTCAACCCGGATGTCGTGTTCAATCCGCAGGCCTGGGACGCCTTCTTGCTGGGAGAGGCGATGCCAGAGATGAGCCAGGAAAGTCTCATCGTCTGGAACATTCGGCTTCCGCGGGTCTTGGTTGGGGCCCTCGTCGGAATGAACCTCGGCGTCTCCGGGGCGATTTTCCAGGCCGTAACTCGGAACGAACTCGCGAGTCCGTTCATTCTCGGCGTCTCCTCCGGTGCGGGATTGATGATCCTGCTGACGCTCGTCGTGTTCGGGAGTTTGACGGCGTTTCTCCCGCTGATCGCCGCTCTCGGTGGTGCCGGTGCCTTTCTCATCGTCTACGTGATCGCCTGGAAGAACGGAACGTCCCCGGTTCGGCTGGTCCTCGCGGGGGTCATCGTCGGGACGGTCTTCGGCTCGCTCCAGACGGCGCTGTTTTTCTTCGCGGACGATATCGGCATCGTCCAGTCGGCCATCGCGTGGACCACGGGTTCGCTCACCGGGACGGACTGGGAACAGGTTCGGCTCGTGCTTCCGTGGACGGTCGTGGTCGTCTTGCTCTCCATCGCGGGATCGCGCCAGATGAACGTCCTCCTCCTTGGCGAACGGACGGCGAAATCGCTGGGAATGTCGATCGAGAAAGTCCGGTTCGCGCTGTCCGGCGTCGCGGTCCTCGCGGCAGCGGCGAGCATCGCGGTCGCTGGTATCGTCGGCTTCGTCGGCCTCATCGTTCCGCACATGGTCCGAAACCTCGTCGGGAGCGACTCGAAGAAGTTGATCGTCGGCTCTCTGTTCGTCGGTCCGGCACTGATGGTCGGTGCCGACGTGGGCGCGCGACTCGCGCTGAGTCCCACCCAGATCCCCGTCGGCATCGTCACCGGCCTCCTCGGTGGTCCGTACTTCCTCTATCTGATGCGAAAACAGGAAAACATGGGTGAAATCTGA
- a CDS encoding ABC transporter substrate-binding protein, producing MKETDDTTAGPTRRDALEYGGTVLGGGLLAGCTGNPGTESPEDTDGSYSVTMDPVGTVEFDEVPETWFPYTGDYADMGVALGQGDGLAAVGVHARFASHVYDELPGVSVDENDLVELYRDGTGKEVFYELEADVHLIDPNFIVNRLQWSRADVDEIRETVAPFVGNTIFSRVYDWHDYTAYTMYEAFETVADVFQEQARYEAFNEYHDDVLADVRARIPDETPDIAVLYPAEVPPESFYPYLIGSGTQSKHWNDLNVGDSLARNGIADAQAGGGIIDYETLLEIDPDAIAIRMQGEITQAYFEDEIVSHLRNHEVASELRAVQNDRVIYGGLTYQGPIIHLFQLERAARDLYPEEFGDERLFDRQRVADIVTGAFER from the coding sequence ATGAAAGAGACCGACGACACGACTGCGGGACCGACGCGCAGAGATGCACTGGAATACGGCGGCACCGTACTCGGCGGCGGACTGCTCGCCGGCTGTACGGGTAACCCGGGAACGGAATCACCCGAGGACACGGACGGATCGTACTCGGTGACGATGGACCCCGTGGGCACCGTCGAGTTCGACGAGGTTCCCGAAACGTGGTTCCCCTACACGGGCGATTACGCGGACATGGGCGTCGCACTCGGCCAGGGCGATGGACTGGCAGCCGTCGGCGTCCACGCTCGGTTCGCATCGCACGTCTACGACGAGCTACCGGGCGTCTCCGTCGACGAGAACGACCTCGTCGAACTCTATCGGGACGGCACCGGCAAAGAGGTCTTCTACGAACTCGAGGCCGACGTCCACCTCATCGACCCGAACTTCATCGTGAACCGCCTCCAGTGGAGTCGGGCCGACGTCGACGAGATCCGAGAGACCGTCGCGCCGTTCGTCGGCAACACGATCTTCTCTCGCGTCTACGACTGGCACGACTACACGGCGTACACGATGTACGAGGCGTTCGAAACGGTCGCGGACGTGTTCCAGGAGCAGGCACGGTACGAGGCGTTCAACGAGTATCACGACGACGTGCTCGCGGACGTTCGAGCGCGGATTCCGGACGAAACGCCCGACATCGCCGTTCTCTACCCGGCCGAGGTGCCGCCGGAATCGTTCTACCCGTACCTGATCGGCTCCGGGACGCAGTCCAAACACTGGAACGACCTGAACGTCGGAGACAGTCTGGCTCGGAACGGCATCGCGGACGCGCAGGCTGGCGGGGGCATCATCGACTACGAAACGCTGTTGGAGATCGATCCGGACGCCATCGCGATCAGGATGCAAGGCGAGATCACGCAGGCGTACTTCGAGGACGAGATCGTCTCACACCTCCGGAACCACGAGGTCGCGAGCGAGCTGCGGGCGGTCCAAAACGACCGCGTCATCTACGGCGGCCTGACCTACCAGGGGCCGATCATCCACCTCTTCCAGCTCGAGCGAGCGGCTCGTGACCTCTACCCCGAGGAGTTCGGAGACGAACGGCTGTTCGACCGCCAGCGGGTCGCAGATATCGTCACCGGAGCGTTCGAGCGATGA
- a CDS encoding ABC transporter substrate-binding protein has protein sequence MGGETRRGPPTRRDALKYGMTLTTGVTLSGCSDLAGQGKGDETTGPSSGGSYSVTMAPMGAVEFDSPPVSIFTRLTHLAGMAFALGRGDDVNAMHAPEYYDRLWAQFTDRLPGVTVDWRGLYSSWEPDKETLYQLDSDIHLTDPASVDALDSWDGEDIEEVRERISPWFGNKFSDRRDQPPADWIDRYQYYTLWEIFEKVATVFREESRYEALSTIHTNLLETIEENLPPERDRPTAVLAGFSDVENPYVYTVDTPGFLTAHVRPLAPTDAFGDEVSSGDAVDMEMLLEADPDVIFVLGGMHPETEMPGIREGLRTHAVGQHLSAVEADGIYAQGARYQGPILNLFQLEMTAKQLYPEHFGEWPTYTEGPYPEIPADEQLFDRQAVADIITGDSNA, from the coding sequence ATGGGAGGCGAAACGAGACGCGGGCCACCGACGCGCAGAGATGCACTGAAATACGGCATGACGCTCACAACCGGTGTCACCCTCTCGGGATGTTCGGATCTGGCCGGTCAGGGAAAAGGAGACGAGACCACGGGACCGTCCAGCGGCGGTTCGTATTCGGTCACAATGGCCCCGATGGGAGCCGTCGAGTTCGACTCACCGCCAGTGAGCATATTCACGCGACTGACCCACCTGGCGGGGATGGCGTTCGCCCTCGGACGCGGGGACGACGTGAACGCGATGCACGCGCCCGAGTACTACGATCGATTGTGGGCCCAATTCACCGACCGACTACCCGGTGTCACGGTGGACTGGAGGGGGTTGTACTCGTCCTGGGAGCCGGACAAGGAGACGCTCTACCAACTCGACAGCGATATTCACCTCACCGACCCGGCGAGCGTGGACGCCCTCGATAGCTGGGATGGGGAAGACATCGAGGAGGTACGAGAGCGCATCTCTCCGTGGTTCGGTAACAAATTCAGCGACAGACGCGACCAGCCGCCAGCCGACTGGATCGACCGCTACCAGTATTACACCCTTTGGGAGATCTTCGAGAAGGTCGCAACAGTATTCCGAGAGGAGTCGCGGTACGAGGCGCTCTCGACGATCCACACGAACCTGCTGGAGACGATCGAAGAAAACCTCCCCCCGGAACGCGACCGTCCGACTGCGGTGCTGGCTGGGTTCAGCGACGTCGAGAACCCGTACGTCTACACTGTTGATACGCCCGGCTTCCTGACCGCACACGTCCGTCCGCTCGCGCCGACCGATGCTTTCGGTGACGAGGTTTCCTCCGGTGACGCAGTCGACATGGAGATGCTGCTCGAGGCGGATCCGGACGTCATCTTCGTACTGGGCGGAATGCACCCAGAAACGGAGATGCCCGGGATCCGAGAAGGGTTACGGACCCACGCCGTCGGACAGCACCTCTCCGCGGTCGAAGCCGATGGAATCTACGCCCAGGGGGCGCGGTATCAGGGACCGATCCTGAACCTGTTCCAACTCGAGATGACGGCCAAACAGCTCTATCCCGAGCACTTCGGCGAGTGGCCGACCTACACCGAGGGCCCGTATCCCGAGATTCCCGCGGACGAACAGTTGTTCGACCGACAAGCGGTTGCCGATATCATCACTGGAGACAGCAACGCATGA
- a CDS encoding energy-coupling factor transporter transmembrane component T family protein, which yields MLTYEPDDTFAHRVDPRSKLAVQIGFAATALAHTSPRALVVLSAVTALVMATARVSLRRTLVAYRMALFVLVLAPLLAGVTLGPPWFDRSAAVASGLASYRVLLILLVSAAYVRSTPVRASRAAIQRTIPGKPGQLLGLGVGLVFRFLPVVRNDLRTIREAMAARLGTERGAVERASTIGILGLTRAFDRADRLSLALQARCFAWNPTLPPLAFSRVDYPVLAVAVVLGLSTLY from the coding sequence ATGCTAACGTACGAACCCGACGATACGTTCGCACACCGGGTCGATCCTCGATCCAAGCTGGCGGTCCAGATCGGGTTCGCCGCGACGGCCCTCGCACATACGTCGCCGCGGGCGCTGGTCGTCCTCTCGGCAGTGACGGCGCTCGTGATGGCCACGGCGCGGGTGTCGCTCCGTCGGACCCTCGTCGCCTATCGGATGGCACTGTTCGTCCTCGTCCTCGCGCCGCTGCTCGCGGGCGTGACGCTCGGTCCGCCCTGGTTCGATCGATCGGCCGCCGTCGCGTCGGGGCTCGCGAGCTACCGAGTCTTGCTCATCCTGCTCGTCAGCGCGGCCTACGTCCGCTCGACCCCGGTACGAGCGTCTCGAGCCGCGATCCAGCGGACGATTCCCGGGAAACCCGGCCAGCTACTGGGCCTCGGCGTCGGCCTCGTCTTCCGGTTTCTCCCCGTGGTTCGGAACGATCTCCGAACGATCCGCGAGGCGATGGCCGCGCGATTGGGGACCGAACGCGGCGCGGTCGAGCGCGCGAGCACCATCGGCATCCTCGGGCTGACCCGCGCGTTCGACCGCGCCGATCGGCTCTCACTCGCGCTCCAGGCACGGTGTTTCGCGTGGAACCCCACGCTTCCGCCGCTGGCTTTCTCTCGAGTCGATTACCCCGTCCTCGCCGTCGCCGTCGTCCTCGGACTCTCTACACTCTACTGA
- a CDS encoding sister chromatid cohesion protein PDS5: protein MDDSTQPSSLERLEASLTDTPTEAVTWLEGVERDDAETRKTALRALREVAETQPTALEPVLAPLSAFLTDEERSIRLRTAKLFVTLAEADPDAVSSVVSPLADRLADADEFYYVRARSAEALGYAALARPEDVASPAVLADLRIGLSFDEPEVREKLAKALEYVALGDQDRLSDHVGELTEHLTDSNELVRYHLCTALVAVGCGDPNALSERVDALVDRLDDENPYVRGRAVEALGLLARSGTDVSIPDVRSAAEDDAEQFLLERIRFATDGSDDGSGATAPEGIGTVESIRERTDEIVHEITAPDGDECPHCGCALPEPGPPMCPRCGGPR, encoded by the coding sequence ATGGACGATTCGACACAGCCGTCGTCGCTCGAGCGACTCGAGGCCTCCCTCACCGACACGCCCACCGAGGCCGTGACGTGGCTCGAAGGGGTCGAACGAGACGACGCCGAGACGCGGAAAACGGCGCTTCGAGCGCTCCGAGAGGTCGCCGAAACGCAGCCGACCGCACTCGAGCCCGTACTCGCGCCGCTTTCGGCGTTCCTTACCGACGAGGAGCGATCGATCCGGTTGAGGACTGCGAAACTGTTCGTCACCCTCGCCGAGGCCGACCCGGACGCCGTCTCGTCGGTCGTCTCGCCGCTCGCTGACCGGTTGGCTGACGCCGACGAGTTCTACTACGTACGCGCACGGTCGGCAGAGGCGCTGGGCTACGCCGCACTGGCCCGTCCCGAAGACGTCGCCTCACCCGCGGTGCTGGCGGACCTGCGAATCGGGCTCTCGTTCGACGAACCCGAGGTACGGGAGAAACTGGCGAAAGCGCTCGAGTACGTAGCGCTGGGCGACCAGGACCGACTCAGCGATCACGTCGGGGAACTGACCGAGCATCTCACCGACTCGAACGAACTCGTGCGCTATCACCTCTGTACCGCACTCGTCGCGGTCGGCTGTGGGGATCCGAACGCGCTGTCCGAGCGCGTCGACGCCCTGGTCGATCGTCTGGACGACGAGAACCCGTACGTGCGGGGACGGGCGGTCGAAGCCCTCGGCTTGCTGGCTCGGTCGGGGACGGACGTCTCGATACCGGACGTGCGGTCGGCCGCGGAGGACGATGCCGAGCAGTTCCTCCTCGAGCGGATTCGCTTCGCGACCGACGGGAGCGACGACGGATCGGGAGCGACCGCGCCCGAAGGAATCGGGACGGTCGAGTCGATCCGCGAACGAACCGACGAAATCGTCCACGAGATCACCGCTCCCGACGGTGACGAGTGTCCCCATTGTGGCTGTGCCCTTCCCGAACCGGGACCGCCGATGTGTCCGCGATGCGGTGGGCCCCGCTGA
- a CDS encoding arsenic resistance protein codes for MLSKEWLQRRQVAIYAVAVLLAGGFGLGLPASAALFERLITPVLAVLLYATFLEVPFVRFRRAFTNGRFMALALGLNFLVVPVVVYGLTRVLPQEPILLVGALLVLLTPCIDYVIPFSDLAGGDAEQVTAATPVLLVVQLLLLPVYLWLFVGRRMADIVEAGPFLEAFFVLIGVPLTLAWLTELWANRSETGERWQATIGWVPVPMMAATLLVVIASQLPRVWDSIGQIAAVVPVYVAFLVVMPLVGRLAAGLGGLDVGEARALVFTATTRNSLVVLPLALALPAGYELAPAVVVTQTLVELIGMVVLTRVVPAWLVPDAPAGLPAPTLRRDE; via the coding sequence ATGCTTTCGAAGGAGTGGCTCCAGCGGCGGCAGGTCGCCATCTACGCGGTCGCCGTTTTGCTCGCCGGCGGGTTCGGGCTCGGCCTCCCCGCGTCGGCCGCCCTGTTCGAGCGACTCATCACTCCCGTCCTGGCCGTTCTCCTGTATGCGACCTTCCTCGAGGTGCCGTTCGTCCGATTTCGTCGTGCCTTCACGAACGGTCGGTTCATGGCCCTGGCGCTCGGGCTGAACTTCCTCGTCGTCCCGGTCGTAGTCTACGGCCTCACTCGAGTGCTCCCCCAGGAGCCGATCCTCCTGGTCGGCGCGTTGCTGGTGTTGCTGACGCCGTGTATCGACTACGTTATCCCCTTTAGCGACCTCGCGGGCGGCGACGCCGAGCAAGTCACTGCCGCGACGCCGGTCTTGCTCGTCGTGCAGTTGCTCTTGCTTCCGGTGTATCTCTGGCTGTTCGTGGGGCGTCGGATGGCCGACATCGTCGAAGCGGGACCGTTCCTCGAGGCGTTTTTCGTCCTCATCGGCGTGCCGCTGACGCTCGCGTGGCTCACCGAGCTCTGGGCGAACCGCTCGGAGACGGGCGAGCGGTGGCAGGCGACGATCGGGTGGGTGCCCGTCCCGATGATGGCCGCCACGCTGCTGGTGGTCATCGCGTCCCAACTTCCTCGCGTGTGGGATTCTATCGGACAGATCGCGGCCGTCGTTCCCGTCTACGTCGCCTTCCTCGTCGTCATGCCGCTGGTCGGTCGGTTGGCGGCGGGGCTGGGTGGGCTGGACGTCGGCGAGGCGCGCGCGCTCGTGTTCACGGCGACGACGCGGAACTCGCTGGTCGTCCTGCCACTGGCGCTCGCGTTGCCGGCGGGCTACGAACTGGCACCGGCGGTCGTCGTCACGCAGACGCTGGTCGAACTGATCGGGATGGTCGTTCTCACTCGAGTCGTGCCCGCCTGGCTCGTCCCCGATGCCCCTGCGGGGCTCCCAGCGCCGACTCTCCGCCGAGACGAGTGA